A single region of the Acidobacteriota bacterium genome encodes:
- a CDS encoding metallopeptidase family protein produces MPDMEEFEDMVAQAYAEVPEEFRQLLENVEICVEERPSLETLREMGLEGRGTLLGLYQGVPRTARSAFADPLYPDRIVLYRRPILRMCRNRRQVVEQVRITLVHEIAHHFGISDERLRKLGY; encoded by the coding sequence CTGCCCGACATGGAAGAATTCGAGGACATGGTGGCCCAGGCCTACGCCGAGGTCCCCGAGGAGTTTCGGCAACTCCTGGAGAACGTCGAGATTTGTGTGGAAGAGCGGCCGTCCCTCGAGACCCTCCGCGAGATGGGCCTGGAAGGCCGGGGGACGTTGCTGGGCCTCTACCAGGGGGTCCCCCGCACCGCCCGCAGCGCCTTCGCCGACCCCCTCTACCCCGACCGCATCGTCCTCTACCGCCGACCCATCCTCCGGATGTGCCGAAACCGCCGGCAGGTGGTGGAACAGGTCCGCATCACCCTCGTCCACGAGATCGCCCACCACTTCGGCATCTCCGACGAGCGCCTCCGCAAGCTGGGGTACTGA